CTACAGGTGGGCAAGCTGTGCTGCATCATAAGGAATTAACTTATAGCATTATCGTCTCTGAAGATTATCCAACGATCCCTTCCACAATTAAGGAAACCTATAAGGTGTTGTCAGAAGGACTTCTCCGAGGCTTTGCTAAGCTCGGTGTAGTCGCGGAATTTTCTTTTCCAGCAGAGAACAAGCCGCTTGGCACGGCCAATTGTTTTGAGGAAGCCTCCTATTACGAGATCAATGTAGAAGGAAAAAAGGCAGCTGGCAGTTCACAAACGAGACAAAAGGGGATTATCTTGCAGCATGGCTCGATTCCAATTTGGATGAGGGCTGAGGATTTGTTGGAGTTGTTTCATTACCCAAGTGAGCGGACAAAGGAGCGGGCTTATCAACGCTTTGCCTCTAAAGCATTTAGTCTTCAGGAAGTGCTCACTCCGGAAACGACATTAGCGGATATTCGCGCCGCCTTTTTCAATGGATTTCAGACGAGTCTGAATGTACCGTTTGAGAGGCTCGAGCTTTCGAACGACCAGGTAGAGGAGATCGAGCAGTTAGCAGCAGAAAAGTATCAGAATCC
The genomic region above belongs to Aureibacillus halotolerans and contains:
- a CDS encoding lipoate--protein ligase family protein, encoding MHTWAFWDDGDHPPAFNMAADEMLMKWHREGHIPPVLRFYGWDPGGLSVGYYQKTENRFNTAELNKRGFELVRRPTGGQAVLHHKELTYSIIVSEDYPTIPSTIKETYKVLSEGLLRGFAKLGVVAEFSFPAENKPLGTANCFEEASYYEINVEGKKAAGSSQTRQKGIILQHGSIPIWMRAEDLLELFHYPSERTKERAYQRFASKAFSLQEVLTPETTLADIRAAFFNGFQTSLNVPFERLELSNDQVEEIEQLAAEKYQNPAFLYSR